A window of the Candidatus Methanoperedens sp. genome harbors these coding sequences:
- the hisB gene encoding imidazoleglycerol-phosphate dehydratase HisB, with protein MRESKVSRRTNETDMELKINLDGSGNTDINTGIAFFDHMLNSFAKHGSFDLIVKARGDLTVDDHHTVEDVGITLGMAIAKALGDKKGIERFADVCVPMDEALATAAIDISGRSCLVFNGKFTDAKIGGFSSQNTRHFFESLTNNAGINAHLDVKGENDHHKTEALFKAFGIALKKAVKITGSGIPSTKGVL; from the coding sequence ATGAGGGAATCAAAAGTATCGAGAAGAACAAATGAGACAGATATGGAACTGAAGATCAACCTGGATGGATCGGGAAATACCGACATCAATACAGGTATTGCATTCTTTGACCACATGCTTAATTCCTTTGCAAAACACGGCTCTTTTGATCTCATAGTAAAAGCACGCGGCGACCTTACAGTCGATGACCATCACACTGTTGAAGATGTGGGCATTACACTTGGAATGGCCATTGCAAAAGCCCTTGGAGATAAAAAGGGTATCGAGAGATTCGCAGATGTGTGCGTTCCCATGGATGAGGCTCTTGCAACAGCAGCAATCGATATCAGCGGGCGGAGCTGTCTTGTATTTAATGGGAAATTCACAGATGCGAAAATCGGAGGATTTAGCTCCCAGAATACGCGCCATTTTTTCGAATCATTGACAAATAATGCCGGGATCAATGCACACCTTGATGTTAAAGGAGAGAATGACCATCATAAAACCGAAGCGCTCTTTAAAGCATTTGGAATTGCTTTAAAAAAAGCCGTAAAAATAACAGGGTCAGGCATCCCAAGCACGAAAGGTGTATTATAG
- the nadA gene encoding quinolinate synthase NadA: MDEVKRIKQLKKERNAIILAHNYQRGEVQDIADFVGDSFGLSQKAVDSGAEIIVFCGVDFMAESAAILNPEKTVLMPETSAQCPMAAMISPESLKLEKKKYPDAAVVCYVNTPASVKAESDICCTSANAVKVVNALPENEIIFVPDRNLALFVSAYTTKKIIPWNGYCPTHHLILPGDILLEKEEHPGAQILVHPECRPDVVSLADQVLSTAGMLKYAKQSGSREFIIGTELGLLHRLRKENPDKIFIPATNLAVCPNMKMNTLGSIIRALENNQHIIKVPEDIRIKAKKSLDRMLEVGRGD, encoded by the coding sequence CCAGCGAGGCGAAGTGCAGGATATCGCGGATTTTGTGGGGGATTCATTCGGCCTGAGCCAGAAAGCAGTTGATAGCGGCGCAGAAATAATCGTCTTTTGCGGTGTTGATTTCATGGCCGAAAGTGCTGCCATACTGAATCCCGAAAAGACTGTCCTTATGCCTGAAACAAGTGCCCAGTGCCCCATGGCGGCTATGATTTCACCAGAGTCCTTAAAGCTTGAAAAAAAGAAATATCCTGATGCTGCCGTTGTCTGTTATGTTAATACTCCGGCTTCTGTTAAAGCAGAAAGTGATATCTGCTGCACATCAGCAAACGCGGTTAAAGTGGTGAATGCACTCCCGGAGAATGAAATAATCTTTGTCCCTGACAGGAATCTTGCCCTTTTTGTTTCGGCCTATACCACTAAAAAAATAATCCCGTGGAATGGCTATTGTCCCACCCATCACCTGATACTGCCGGGTGATATTCTTCTTGAAAAAGAGGAGCATCCCGGTGCGCAAATTCTCGTTCATCCCGAATGCAGGCCTGATGTGGTATCACTTGCAGACCAGGTACTCAGTACCGCAGGAATGCTAAAATATGCAAAACAATCCGGTTCCAGGGAATTCATCATAGGCACGGAACTCGGACTTTTGCACAGGCTGCGAAAGGAAAATCCCGATAAGATCTTTATACCTGCTACTAATTTAGCCGTCTGCCCCAACATGAAAATGAATACTCTTGGAAGTATTATCAGGGCTCTTGAAAATAATCAACATATAATAAAAGTTCCTGAAGATATCAGGATAAAAGCAAAAAAGTCACTCGACAGGATGCTGGAAGTGGGGCGCGGTGATTAA
- a CDS encoding geranylgeranylglycerol-phosphate geranylgeranyltransferase, protein MVYLELMRYRNCAMAGLAAVIGAVIAYSSASGELLWIGLIFITVFLITGAGNAVNDYFDAGIDAINRPDRPIPSGRITKNSALRFSIVLFAAGIIISYFIGSDHIPFIIAAFNSFLLYFYASYLKRKVFVGNLSVSYLTGSTFLFGGAAYGGKGIQVTLILFFLSMLATFAREIVKTIEDMEGDRKDGASTLPIVIGERPAAYIACAFGLLAIILSPLPYLMKLFNEYYLFVVGIADLIFLYAIFMILKKNPAVSSKYFKIAMFFALLAFIAGSLLNNIL, encoded by the coding sequence ATGGTCTATCTTGAGCTAATGCGATACAGGAACTGCGCAATGGCAGGACTTGCAGCGGTTATTGGTGCAGTCATCGCTTACAGCTCGGCTTCAGGAGAACTTTTATGGATAGGGCTTATTTTCATCACGGTTTTCTTAATAACGGGCGCCGGGAATGCCGTTAATGATTATTTCGATGCCGGTATCGATGCTATTAACCGCCCTGACCGCCCTATCCCTTCAGGAAGAATTACTAAAAATTCAGCTTTACGGTTTTCGATTGTATTATTTGCCGCAGGTATCATAATTTCATATTTTATCGGTTCCGACCATATTCCTTTTATCATTGCAGCATTCAACTCATTTCTTCTGTATTTCTACGCATCTTACCTTAAAAGAAAAGTTTTTGTGGGGAATCTGAGTGTCAGTTATCTGACAGGCTCAACATTCCTGTTCGGGGGCGCAGCTTATGGCGGAAAAGGGATCCAGGTGACTTTGATACTTTTTTTCCTGTCTATGCTTGCCACATTTGCACGCGAGATAGTAAAGACCATCGAGGATATGGAAGGGGACAGGAAAGATGGCGCATCAACGCTTCCCATAGTAATCGGTGAAAGACCGGCAGCATATATCGCGTGCGCATTCGGGCTCCTTGCTATCATACTCAGTCCTTTGCCCTATTTGATGAAATTATTCAATGAATACTATCTGTTTGTCGTGGGGATCGCCGATCTGATCTTTCTTTATGCCATTTTCATGATACTGAAAAAAAATCCTGCCGTTTCTTCAAAATATTTTAAAATCGCCATGTTTTTTGCCTTACTCGCTTTTATTGCAGGAAGCCTTCTGAATAATATTTTATAG